The proteins below come from a single Macaca fascicularis isolate 582-1 chromosome 9, T2T-MFA8v1.1 genomic window:
- the HHEX gene encoding hematopoietically-expressed homeobox protein HHEX has translation MQYPHPGPAAGAVGVPLYAPTPLLQPAHPTPFYIEDILGRGPAAPTPAPTLPSPNSSFTSLVSPYRTPVYEPTPIHPAFSHHSAAALAAAYGPGGFGGPLYPFPRTVNDYTHALLRHDPLGKPLLWSPFLQRPLHKRKGGQVRFSNDQTIELEKKFETQKYLSPPERKRLAKMLQLSERQVKTWFQNRRAKWRRLKQENPQSNKKEELESLDSSCDQRQDLPSEQNKGASLDSSQCSPSPASQEDLESEISEDSDQEVDIEGDKGYFNAG, from the exons ATGCAGTACCCGCACCCCGGGCCGGCGGCGGGCGCCGTGGGGGTGCCGCTGTATGCGCCTACGCCGCTGCTGCAGCCAGCACACCCGACGCCCTTTTACATCGAGGACATCCTGGGCCGCGGGCCCGCCGCGCCCACGCCCGCCCCCACGCTGCCGTCCCCCAACTCCTCCTTCACCAGCCTCGTGTCCCCCTACCGGACCCCGGTGTACGAGCCCACGCCGATCCACCCCGCCTTCTCGCACCACTCCGCCGCCGCACTGGCCGCTGCCTACGGACCCGGCGGCTTCGGGGGCCCTCTCTACCCCTTCCCGCGGACGGTGAACGACTACACGCACGCCCTGCTCCGCCACGACCCCCTGG GCAAACCTCTACTCTGGAGCCCCTTCTTGCAGAGGCCTCTGCATAAAAGGAAAGGCGGCCAGGTGAGGTTCTCCAACGACCAGACCATCGAGCTGGAGAAGAAGTTCGAGACGCAGAAATATCTCTCTCCGCCCGAAAGGAAGCGTCTGGCCAAGATGCTGCAGCTCAGCGAGAGACAG GTCAAAACCTGGTTTCAGAATAGACGCGCTAAATGGAGGAGATTAAAACAG gAGAACCCtcaaagcaataaaaaagaagaacTGGAAAGTTTGGACAGTTCCTGTGATCAGAGGCAAGATTTGCCCAGTGAACAGAATAAAGGTGCTTCTTTGGATAGCTCTCAATGTTcgccctcccctgcctcccaggaagACCTTGAATCAGAGATTTCAGAGGATTCTGATCAGGAAGTGGACATTGAGGG